AGTTGACGAGAAATTTTGGTAatgaaaatttttcttcttttatgagAAATTActgtttaattaattatgatccTATTAATCACtgcaatgttttatttttattgtgtattcgCCGGCCTATGCTTTAATCACTAAATGATGTCAATTTTAGTGcttgaaaaatttaattaacattAGATTCATAGTTATTGTAGGTGTTGGGGTTGGCTGAGAAAGCTTCCAGTTCAATCAATTTACTGCTAGGTTTTTCACAATGCTTCCAATTaccttcacttttttttttctctgcgTAACTAAACTTACTTCTTCAGggaggaggaagaggttgatagaTTTAGCAAAGTTCAAGAGAGTTTCTTGACAAGTTCTTCAACTCTCAGTATACTTGAATTCATGTTAGTGGTCCAAACTTTTATACTTTGAACTTTCAAGAAAATAAAGCAAGCCAATTAGTGATGTGTTGTGTGCAGTAgagattttttttctctccattTTTTACATTGATAAATTCCTATCTATAAACTCTGCTTCTCCATGCTCGGTGCTTTAGTTTATCGGCATTTTTCCATACTCATTGCATCGTAGGCATTCATTCAACGCCTTTCTTTATCATATATCTTATCAAACTTCATAAttctaattaattgattaattaattattgtgtctttactttcttttttctgtCTGGTCATTGTAAAGTTTTCAAGAGACAATAATTTGCTATATGTATAGgcaggtaatttttttttcctttcaagaATTCACACCAGATGATGAAATTCTTTATCTGTATTAGTTCATCATGGTTTGTAAAAACTTCAGGTGATGCtgaaaaagtgaaaatgaaGAGCAGACATGTTGCAGGAACCattaccaaaaagaaaaagagtaagctaCCTTTGACTTCACAAATCACATAATTGTTTTCCTTGTATATAGGGATAATCCTGATCATAAATAGATACTAAATTCTTTGTAATATTGAATTTGCAGTTGTTGTGCTAGATATTTGCACAGACTTACCAGCATGGCCAGGGAGAcaggagggagaagaagaaagaagaaacaagAACTCACAATGCTCAACTGCATGCTACCATCTCAGAGCTGCAGTGGCTTCTGCTGTGGCAGCCATCCCGGCTGCAATGGCTGCTTCATCTACACCAAGCAAGGATGAGAGGATGGCCAAGACTAGCGTGGCTGTGGCCTCTACAGCCACATTGGTGGTCGTGCAGTGCGTCGAGGCTACTGAGGCAATAGGGGCTGAGAGAGATCACCTAGCTTCTGTGGTTAGCTCAGCTGTCAATGTCAGCTCTTAAGATGATATCACTACACTTATCACTGCAGCTGCAACAGGTAGCACTCCTTGATGACACTGTCAAGAATCAACAAGAGTATAGTTGAATTGTCAATAAGCTGCTTCATAGGACAAAATGTGTCTTGTGTTCATGTTGGCATGGGTAGTGTGACACTAAGAGATAGTAATGATGACCATGAtcttaattattaatgtttGTAACTCTAAGAGGAGCAGCTACCCTGAAGGCAAGAGCATTGAAAGAGGTATGGAACATTGCTGCAGTGACACCATTAGAGAAAGGCAGGGAATGATTGGAATTTGTGGCAAAGGTACTACAATtactaataacaataatagCAACAATACCAGCACAAGTGATGGTGGGGAGATTCTTAATGGAGAAAATTTTCTAGGCGTCTGCAGCCAAGAGCTACTTGCTAAAGGAAGTGAATTACTCAAACAAACCCGTAAAAGTTACACAACATCAATCACAATTGTaggagttttatttatttatttatttgggtaACTATGCCTTGTCTCAAGTCCCTATAATTCTTAAGAATTTCGGCTGAGgatttatctctttttttattttattgtgtacaaatttatttaataattaaatgattaTACATGTCTCTTTTGTATTTTCACTACAAAAACAactcttatttttatctttcaatagTTGCATATTTAGTTTAGAGGCAACATTTATATGGGTTGCATAATTAGAAGAATAAACAACGTTCCCAAAGGTTTCATATCAATCTGACAGATAACACTTTAGTAGGTAGCTAAGTCAAATTAATAGGCAACATTTTAGCGTGTATACTAAGAAGAGGCAACGTTTTTTGCTAGTAGCTGAAGCAGCATGACAGTTAAAAGAACAGGTGTAAAGTGTTGCCTAAAACACAGTTCAAGAGTTGCCTGCAAAAAACCTTGCCTTGACCTAAGGCAATGGCCGCATCAGCAAGGTCTCCAAAAACGCTGTCTCAAGTCTCAAAATGTTATTATAGATCAAAggcaatttttttatcaatttttaaacaacattttttaaatattgtctCAACTCTAAAATGTTATAGTAATTTTaggttattttatctttaatatataGAACCCTAATAGTTTAATATAGCAATATAATTCTACTTTTAACTCCAggggaaattaaaataatgaatGTTATTTTTAAACCACATAACTGAGCATGCACTACTTGAAAAGCCTAAAATTGATGGTTTGTATATAAAGAAGGTGGTGACGGAGGAACGGAAAGAGATGCCATACGTGTGTTTCAAGACGCTAGACAAGTTTTATGGAATCGACGTCTGCGATTTGCTTTCTCCGCCCAAGGAGTTGGAGGACCAGGCGGTGCTGACTTGGGCTTCTCTTCCTCCGATTCCAGCTGCTTTCAAGGCTGATCTTCCGGCTTTCTGCGTGCAGCTTGTGGAGTTCGACTCCAACTTCTATCTCCTCGGAGGTCTTCAAAATCGTCCTACCGGCGATGCTCGTATCGGTCCTCCTTCGGTCAAAACATTCGAACTTCGTCTGGACGAAGATAATGAGaaacagaagcagaagcagTTAACGTTCAAGGAGGTGGACTTAATCCATGAACCACCAATTCGCTACGCCAAGAGGGTGTTCGACTACGAAAAAATTAAGGGGGATTATTATTTCATCCAGTTCGATCCCATGATGCCTAAAATATCAAAGGATTCCTTCTGGGTTCTGCGCTCACAAACACATGACTGGCAATCTCTACCGTCTCCTCCCGACTTGGGCCTCGATGTTTATGATGTATTTGAAACAAATCATTTTGTGTATGGTGaaagaatatattttcaaaCCATTTATATGACAGATGATGCATTTATGGAATTTATGGAATTAAAGAGCAAAACTCCTTCACCCAATGTTGGACAGTTTGAAAGCGTGCTCTTCTATTCCTTTGATACATCCTTGGGAGGTGGGACATGGACTATACAGGGGGGAGCTGATGCATTCATAGAATCTTTCAGATTTACTGTTCAGGGCAGACAGCGCTTCCACCGTCCCATTACACTGCCTCTTCCAGGTATCATTGTCAGCAATTTCAATCATAATGActtaatttgtttgtttgtttctctactttatttatcttttttatatggTGGATCAAGAGTTATTTTTCTCACCATAAACATACTACAATCGATatggaattgaattgaattgaaatttttatCTGCTTGGCCTCGGATAGTTGGTTAAAGTACAcaatttaattgaattgaaatcTAGTCCTTATGTTTTTTGTTGCAGTCCGCAGGGATTATAGTCTTCATCTCTCTACTTCTGACATTGAAAGATCCGATCATTTTGGTGAATGGAAAAATGGGTATAAAGCAACCTTACATGCCTTGCTTGTGAACAAAAGAGGTGTTCGATTTGTTCAGCCAATCGAGGGTTGTTTTGAGGGCATCCAACCTGCATTTTATGCTGCATGTCCGACTCTCGTCTACCTTGGTAACAACATGGTTTGTGCCATGTTAATTGGCTTTCTAGATGAGCATCATAAACGTAGATGTCCATTAATTTGTGTTTCTATATTTCATTTATCTATCATGGAGGATGCTATTGATATGGATTACATTAACAGTCCTGTTCCTAAAAAGGTTCATAATTTCTTAACTGTTAATGTAATGAGGAGAAATGTCTATTCCATGGTAGATTATTTGGAAACACATTTAATACTGAGAGACGTGTACCCATTGATAGATGAAATTAAGGAATTTCTTTGGAAAGAGTCAAAGGATCCTCTCTCTCCTGTGTCAAAGAAGCCAAAGCTCATCTAGAGTTATTTCCATTTTAACATCTTTTATTCATGTTTTACTTAGGTTTTCCTTGGATGTATTTATGGTTTAAGAATTAAGAAGACATGATACTTCCAACTGTATTTTGTGGATTTGGAAACTTCACACTGAAAGAATTGGgttgaattttttaaagaattccTTTGTAATTCAATTCTCACAACAATTGTTTAATTTGGGATGAATGTGATGTTATTAATAGTATTTATGATTTCGTTTACTTTTGAGCTGTGGCGTTGCTAGCTCTGGCTGTACTGAGGCTTGCTTGAGTACTACCTCCGACTGCTTGGTTGCGAAAAAAGTTCGAAGAAACACTGATTTTATTGGATGTATATGGGCCATGGCTTTTGGTGAAGTGATAGCAAAGCTGAGCAATCTTAGTTACTTTCAAGCATTGAGATTGTGAATGTTTTGGCTTGATCAGCACTTGGCTATGGTTAT
This sequence is a window from Arachis duranensis cultivar V14167 chromosome 2, aradu.V14167.gnm2.J7QH, whole genome shotgun sequence. Protein-coding genes within it:
- the LOC107475906 gene encoding VAN3-binding protein-like is translated as MRNYITREVRNVSEQEDAKEFGKYLLRMKEKNQNFFFEFELEEDQSIKLAFWADARSRAAFVYFGDVISFDTTYNTNKYNLAGDAEKVKMKSRHVAGTITKKKKIVVLDICTDLPAWPGRQEGEEERRNKNSQCSTACYHLRAAVASAVAAIPAAMAASSTPSKDERMAKTSVAVASTATLVVVQCVEATEAIGAERDHLASVVSSAVNVSS